Within the Herbaspirillum sp. RTI4 genome, the region GCAGGAGAGATCGCCCACGCGGGCGGCGCCGAAGGGGAATCGCCCCGAAAACTCTCAGGCAAAAGGACTACTGCATTGACAAGCTCTCTGGAGAGAAGGCACCGGACAACACCGGCCGCCTCGCCGAAGGAGGTGAAACGACTGACCTGATCCGAAACGATCCCTGGCCAATCCGCTCGCCACACTATCTCAGGCAAAAGAACAGAGGGGGCGCCACCGGCCGTGATGGTCAGGCGCACCCGCGTTCCGAAAGCCCCCGCTTTCGCCCGCCCGTTTCCTGATCTGATAACGGCTTTTTTCAGCCCCACATTCAGCCCCAGGAAACCGCATGAACCAGCTCAAATTTACCGCCTCCCACGAATGGCTGCGTCAGGAAACAGACGGCAGCATCACCATCGGCATCACTGATTTTGCGCAAAGCGAACTGGGCGGCATCGTCTTCGTCCAGTTGCCCGCTGTCGGCGACACCCTGGCGCAAGGCGCAGAAGCGGCCGTCATCGAATCGGTGAAAGTCGCCGGCGAAATCAACATGCCGCTGGCCGGCACCGTACTCACCGTCAACGCCGCACTGGAAGCCGATCCCTCCATCGTCAACGACTCGCCGCAGGACGCCGGCTGGTTTTTCACCTTCAAACCGGACAACCCCGCCGCGCTCGATGCCCTGCTGGACGACGCGGCGTACCAACAATTAATCAGCAACCATTCTTGAGCCGGAGCCGCCCATGTCCACCCGCCCCGCTTTCGACACCCTGACCCAATCCGCCCAGTTCCAACGCCGTCACATCGGCCCCGACGCAGCACAGCAGCAAGCCATGCTGGCCGCGCTTGGCGTCGACACACTCGCTACCCTGATCGATCAGGTGGTACCGGACAGCATCCGCCAGCGCGCCCCACTGAATCTGCCGGCCAGCTGCACCGAATCAGAAGCACTGGAAACACTGGGCCGCATCGCCCGCCGCAATCAGGTCTGCAAGTCTTACATCGGCATGGGCTATTACGACACCTTCACCCCGCCCGTCATCCTGCGCAACGTCCTGGAAAACCCCGCCTGGTACACCGCCTACACGCCCTACCAGCCAGAAATTTCGCAAGGCCGGCTGGAAGCCTTGCTCAATTTTCAAACCATGGTCTGCGATCTGACCGGCATGCACATCGCCAACGCCTCCATGCTCGATGAAGCCAGCGCTGCCGCCGAAGCCATGAGCTTTTGCCACCGCCTGTCCAAGAGCAAAAGCGAAGTCTTTTTCGTCGCCAGCGATTGCCATCCGCAAACCATCGAAGTCGTCCGCACCCGCGCCGCACCGCTGGGCATTGAAGTCGTCACCGGCGACCCGCGCAGCGATCTGGCCGCGCTGTCCGTCTTCGGCGTACTGCTGCAATATCCCGGCACCTATGGCGATATCGTCGATTACCGCAGCGTCATAGCCGCCGCCCATGCCAGCGGCGCACTGGTCGTCGTCGCCGCCGATTTGCTGGCGCTGACATTGCTGACGCCGCCCGGCGAATTCGGCGCTGATGTCGCCATCGGCACCACCCAGCGCTTCGGTGTACAGATGGGTTTCGGCGGCCCGCACGCCGCCTACTTCGCCACCCGACTGGAAAACCAGCGCACGCTGCCCGGACGGCTGGTCGGCGTCTCAATCGACAGCCACGGTCAGCCCGCGCTGCGTCTGGCCATGCAAACCCGCGAGCAGCATATCCGCCGCGAAAAAGCCACCAGCAACATCTGCACCGCCCAAGTTCTGCTGGCCGTCATGGCCGGCTTGTATGCCACCTATCACGGCGCAGAGGGCCTGAGCATCATCGCCCGCCGCGTCCACCGTCTGACCGCCACTTTCGCCGCTGGACTCAGCGAATTCGGCTACGCCATCAGCACGCCCCATTTTTTCGACACCGTGACCATCGATAGCGGCGCGCGCACGACCGAACTGCACGCCTTGACACACATCGCCGGCATCAACCTGCGCATCATCGATGACGGCCGAATCGGTGTCTCGTTCGATGAAACCACCCGCGTCGAAGACGTCGAAGCCTTGTGGAATGTATTCGCCTTCGGCAAACCGGCACTGTCCTTCAGCGCCCTGGAATCGCGTACTGCCGACGCTCTGCCCGATGCGCTGCTGCGCAAGAGCGATTTCCTGACGCATCCGGTTTTCAGCCAATACCGTTCGGAAACCGAAATGCTGCGCTACCTGCGTCGCTTGGCCGACAAAGATCTGGCGCTGGATCGCACCATGATCCCGCTGGGCAGCTGCACCATGAAACTCAACGCCACCACCGAAATGATCCCGGTGACCTGGAAAGAATTCGGCGGACTGCATCCCTTCGCCCCAGCCAGCCAGACCGAAGGCTATCGCGAACTGACCGACGAACTCGAACAGATGCTGTGCGAAATCACCGGCTACGACGCCGTCTCGCTGCAACCGAACGCCGGTTCGCAAGGCGAATACGCCGGTCTGCTGGCCATCCGCGCCTACCATGCCAGCCGCAACGACCATGCACGCAGCATCTGCCTGATTCCCTCCTCCGCGCACGGCACTAATCCGGCCAGCGCGCACATGGCTGGCATGCAAGTGGTGGTGGTGGCCTGCGACAAAGACGGCAACATTGATGTTGCCGATCTGACCGCCAAGGCCGAACTGCACAGTGCCGCACTGGCCGCAATCATGATCACCTACCCCTCCACCCACGGCGTATTCGAGTCCCGGGTCGGCGAAATCTGCGATATCGTCCATGCGCACGGCGGGCAGGTCTACATCGACGGTGCCAACATGAATGCGCTAGTCGGACTGGCGCAGCCGGGCGTATTCGGCGGCGATGTCTCGCATCTGAATCTGCATAAAACCTTTTGTATCCCACACGGCGGCGGCGGCCCCGGCGTCGGTCCTATCGGCGTCAAAGCGCATCTGGCAGCGTTTCTGCCCGGCAACCGCACCGGCAAACTGGACGGCATCGGTGCCGTATGCGCCGCGCCTTACGGCAGCGCCAGCATCCTGCCCATCACCTGGACTTACCTCCGCCTGATGGGGCCAGACGGCGTGCGGCGCGCGACCGAAATGGCCATCCTCAACGCCAATTACATCGCCGCCCGCCTGTCGCCGCACTATCCGATTCTGTATAGCGGCCCCAAGGGACGCGTTGCGCACGAATGCATCATCGACTTGCGCCCGCTCAAGGAAAGCTCCGGCATCAGCGTCGACGATGTGGCCAAGCGCCTGATTGACTTCGGCTTCCACGCTCCCACCATGAGTTTCCCGGTGGCTGGCACGCTGATGATTGAACCGACCGAATCGGAATCCAAAGTCGAACTCGACCGCTTCATCGACGCCATGATTGCCATCCGCAAGGAAATCAGCGACGTCGAACAAGGCCGCAGCCACGCCACCGACAATCCGCTGCGGCACGCCCCGCACACGGCGGCGGCGCTGGTCGGCGAATGGACGCATGGCTACAGTCGCGAGCAAGCGGTCTATCCACGCGGATTGGCGCACGACCATCTGTCCAAATACTGGCCGCCGGTAGGCCGTATCGACAACGTTTACGGCGACCGCAACCTGGTCTGCTCCTGCCCGCCGCTCTCCGACTACGAAGATGGCAAGCAATAAGCTGATTTAAGGATCAAGCCCTCATGGCCATCAGCGTATTCGACCTCTTCAAAATCGGCATCGGCCCTTCCAGTTCACACACGGTCGGGCCGATGCGTGCCGCCGCGCTTTTCGTCAACGGGCTGGCGACACATCAATTGCTGGAACAGGTTGCCGCCATCAAGTCCGAACTGTTCGGCTCGCTCGGCGCGACCGGGCGCGGTCACGGTACGGATAGCGCGGTTTTGCTGGGACTGGAAGGCGAACAGCCGGACAGCATCGCCATCGACACCGTTACCCCACGGGTAGCCGCCATCCGTGCCGACGGTCTGCTGCACCTGCTTGGCCGCCACCCCATCGTCTTTCGTGAAAAGGAGCATCTGCTGTTTTACCGCCGCGAAACCCTGGCCTTCCATTCCAACGGCATGCGCTTTACCGCCACCGGAAACGACGGTGCAGTGCTGGCCTGCAAAACCTATTACTCGGTCGGCGGCGGCTTTGTGGTCGATGAACAGGCAGTCGGCAAACAGCGCATCGCAGCGGAAACCAGCGTCTTGCCTCACCCCTTCCATTCGGGCGATGAGTTGCTCGCCCTGTGCCACGAACGGGGCTGTTCGATCAGCCAACTGATGCTGGACAACGAACAAGTCTGGCGCGACGAAGCCACCATCCGGCGCGAGTTGCTGCACATCTGGGAAGTCATGCAGCAATGTGTGCAGCGCGGCGCGCAACAGGAAGGCATCTTGCCCGGCGGTTTGCACGTCAAACGCCGCGCCGCCGCCTTGTATCGCAAACTCTGCGCGCTGCCCTCGGACAGCCTGGCCGATCCATTGGCGACGCTGGACTGGATCGGTTTTTACGCCCTCGCCGTCAACGAAGAAAACGCCAGCGGCGGCCGGGTCGTTACCGCGCCGACCAACGGTGCCGCCGGCATCATTCCTGCCGTGCTGCATTACTACCTGCGCTTCATCCCGGGTGCCAACGAGGACGGCGTAGTGCGTTTCCTCCTGACCGCCGCCGCCATCGGTCTGTTGTACAAGGAAAACGCCTCGATCTCCGGCGCTGAAGTCGGCTGTCAGGGCGAAGTCGGCGTTGCCTGCTCGATGGCGGCGGCCGGGCTGGCCGAAGTCCTCGGCGGCAGCGTGGCGCAAGTGGAAAACGCTGCCGAAATCGGCATGGAACACAATCTCGGCCTGACCTGCGACCCCATCGGCGGGTTAGTGCAGGTGCCGTGCATAGAACGTAATGCCATGGGCGCGGTCAAGGCAGTTAACGCCGCCCGCATGGCGCTCAATGGCGATGGCCATCATCATGTTTCCCTCGACAAAGTCATTCGCACCATGCGCCAGACCGGCGCTGACATGAAGACCAAATACAAGGAAACTTCTCGCGGCGGACTCGCCGTCAACATCATCGAATGTTAATCAAGGACTACACCACCATGACAACTACCCCGACACCCGCACAAACGCTGCGTCGCACGCCGCTTTACCGCCTGCATCTGGAACTGGGCGGCAAGATGGTCCCTTTCGCCGGCTATGAAATGCCGGTGTACTACCCGTTAGGGATTTTGAAAGAACACATTCACACAAGGGCAAAGGCCGGTCTGTTCGATGTATCTCACATGGGGCAGGTCAGACTCAGCGGCGCGGATGCCTCCGCCGCGCTGGAAACACTGGCACCGATCGACATCATCGACCTGCCCACCGGCATGCAACGCTACGCGCTGTTCACCGCCGAAGACGGCGGCATCCTTGACGATCTGATGGTGGCCCGTCTGGCGCACGATGAATTGTTCGTGGTCGTCAACGCCGCCTGCAAAGAACAAGACATCGCCCACATGAAGCTCAATCTTGCCAGCCGCTGTCAGGTGCAGGAGCTGACAGACCATGCCCTGCTGGCGCTGCAAGGCCCCGCCGCCGCCGCCGTGCTGGCGCGCCTGCATCCTGGCGTCGCTGATCTCAAATTCATGCAGATTAGTCGTTTCGATCTGGACGGCGTGCGTTGCGTCATCAGCCGCTCCGGCTATACCGGCGAAGACGGCTATGAAATTTCGGTTCCCTCGGCCGATGCGGAAGCGCTGGCACGTCGCCTGCTCACGGAACCGGAAGTCGAAGCCATCGGCCTGGGCGCACGCGATTCTCTGCGACTGGAAGCCGGGCTGTGTCTGTACAGCCATGACATCGATACCGACACCACGCCGATTGAAGGCAGCCTGCTATGGGCCATCTCCCGAGTGCGTCGTCCGGGCGGCGCGCGCGCCGGCGGCTATCCGGGGGACGCCATCATCGCCCGCCAGATCGCCGAGGGCGTCGAGCGCAAGCGCATCGGCTTTATCGTCAAGGAAAAAATGCCGGTCCGGGAAGGCAGCGCGATTACCGATCTCGAAGGCAACGTCATCGGCAAAGTCACCAGCGGCACCTTTGGCCCCTCCTACGGCGGCCCGCTCGGCCTTGGCTATGTCACCACGGCGCACGCCGTACCCGGTACCGCCTTGTTTGCACTGGTACGCGGCAAGCGGGTCGCCATCGAAATCAGTCTGCCGCCGTTTGTGCCGCAACACTATCACCGGGGTTAAGCGCATGAATGCACCGCTTCCGAACAAAGCCGTGGCCGGCGTCAAACTCAGCGCCGCCGAAAAAGTCGCGCGCATCCCGGTCAAAATCACCCCGACTGCACGTCAGGACATGCTGCGCAAACCGTCCTGGATACGCGCTGCCTTTCCCGGCAACCCGGAGGTGCTGGCGCTGAAAAAAACGCTGCGTGAGCATCAGCTCGTGACGGTATGCGAAGAAGCGCGCTGTCCCAACATCGGCGAATGTTTTAGCCACGGCACCGCCACGTTCATGATCATGGGCGAGCTCTGCACCCGCCGCTGCCCGTTTTGCGACGTCGGCCACGGCCGCCCGCTTCCTCTGGATGCGGGAGAACCGCAACGACTGGCCGATACCATCGCTGCCATGCAATTGAAATACGTGGTGATTACCTCGGTCGACCGCGATGACTTGCGCGACGGCGGCGCAGGGCATTTCGCCGCCTGCATCGAGGCGGCAAGGCAAAGCAGCCCGGGGATTCGCGTCGAAATATTAGTGCCGGATTTTCGCGGTCGCCTGTCGCTGGCGCTGACGACCCTCGGCACTGCGCCGCCGGATGTGTTCAACCACAACATGGAAACGGTGCCGCGCCTCTACCTGGAAGCCAGACCGGGTGCCGATTATCAGAATTCGCTGACGCTGCTGGCCGATTTCAAACGCGCCTGGCCGCAAGTGCCGACCAAATCGGGCCTGATGCTGGGGCTCGGTGAAACGGATGAGGAAATCGTGGAAGTCATGCGCGACTTGCGCGCGCATCAGGTGGACATGCTCACGCTCGGTCAGTATTTGCAACCCAGCCTGCACCACCTGCCGGTGAAGCGCTATGTCACGCCGGACGCGTTCGCCAGTCTGCGCGATACCGCCCTTGGACTCGGCTTCAGTCAGGTCGCCTCAGGGCCGATGGTGCGTTCCAGCTACCATGCCGATTTGCAGGCGCAGGGAGTCTGAACAATCGTGCAGGAAGTGTGGAGGACGATGCAAGATCAAACTGACAGATGACCAAGATCGGTACGCCGCGCTAAGATTGCATCGTGTAAGGACTTGGTCAGAGGGACGCTGAAAAGAGGGACGCTGAAAGAGGCCCGCTGAGACCAGGCCCGCTGTCAGGAAAATGAGGGAATCAGGGCAAGACCAGCTTCACCACGGTCAGCAAAATCCCGATGAACAAAGCCACGCCAATCAAGCCAGCCACGACAACGTAGACGGGATTGAAAGACGTGGCGTCCTTTTCAAAATCCGCCCGACGGCGCAAGCCAACGAACGACCAGAAAATAGCGCCCAGCGTTGCAAAAAATGATTTATTTTTAGGCTTCGATTGTGTTGGTTCAGTCATGGTCAGGCCTTTCCCATAGAAGTAAAACAGTCCATCAGTATAACCATACCGGCATGGCGAGAACCGGCTTACGCCAATCGGCTTGCACCGTGCTTAACAGCACGTTCAAAAAGCAAAAAGCCCAACCGGTTAAAGTTGAGCTAAGCGCATGATTACATTGGTGCTGATGAGGCGAATCGAACACCCGACCTACTGATTACGAATCAGTTGCTCTACCAACTGAGCTACATCAGCGTGGGTTTGATTATACCCCAGCATCTTCACCAGGGCGGCGCGCTTGGCCGGCTCCTGCTCGGCGTCAATGGCCGAGGCAACGCCCCATTAATGCCCCAACACTCCCGGCGCTCGCCCTGAAAAAGCAGCAGCCAAATATCGTCCGGTATCAGTCGATTAGCGGTATGCCGTGGCCATAAACCCAGGGTCGCGCCTGACGGTCACGTTCCTGAAACTGCCTGATATCCGCCACCAGACGCAGAGTCTGATCGACTTCATCGAGCCCGGTCAGCAAGGCTTCGCGCTGGGTATCGGGCAGGGTAAATGCCAATCTACTACAAATAAGCAGCCGACAGCCCGCCTGCGCGAGTCTGTCGGCTTACCTTAATGACTTCGCTTAATAGCTTGGCAATTACTTAGCGACCAACGAGCAGCTGCCCTTGTTCATCGGTTGGTAAGCCAATTCACCGGGGATGGTTTTCAGGATTTTCATCAAATCCCATTCCGACTTGGATTCAGACGGTTTTTTAGCCTCAGCCAAATACATGTCATGCACCATACGGCCGTCTTCGCGAATCTTGCCCTTCTTGGCAAAGAAATCATTGATTTCCGTCGCCTTCATTTTTTGCATGACGACTTCTGCGTTATCCGTACCGGCCGCCTGAATCGACTTCAGGTAGTGCATCGTGGCCGAATACATACCTGCCTGAATCATGGTGGGCATCGACTTGTGCAGGGCATAGAAACGCTTCGACCAAGCACGAGTTTCCTCATTCATATCCCAGTAAAAGCCGGTCGTAAACAATAGACCCTGCGCGACATTGAGGCCCATGCCTTTCAGATCGGTATCAAACACCAGGAGCGTTGCCAGTTTCTGGCCGGACTTGGTCAAACCAAATTCAGCCGCACCGCGAACCGCATTTTGCGTATCTTTACCGGCATTCGCCAAACCGATCACTTTGGCCTTCGATGCTTGCGCTTGCAGCAAGAACGAGGAGAAATCATTAGCGCCGAGTGGATGTTTAATGGTGCCAAGCACTTTTCCACCCATGTCCTGTATCACCCGCGTCGTGTCTTTTTCCAGCGAATTACCGAAGGCATAATCGGCCGTCAGGAAAAACCAGGTGTCGCCGCCCGACTCCATGATGGCGCGACCAGTGCCGGTAGCCAGTGCATAAGTGTCATACACATAATGGACGCCATAGGCCGAGCATTCATTGTTGGTCAGCGCGGTGCTTGCCGATCCGGCAAAGATCATCACTTTCTTTTTGCTCGCGCCCAGTTTTTGCAGAGCAATCGCCGCAGCCGAATCGGTCGATTCAATAATCATGTCGACCTTGTCGCGGTCAATCCATTCCGAGGCGCGCGTCACCGCGATATCGACCTTGTTCTGATAGTCGGTCGACACCATTTCAATTTTCTTGCCGGCCACCTTGCCGCCGAAATCATCGATCGCCATCTTGACCGCAGTGACCGCACCAGGGCCGCCGTTAGCGGAATAGACGCCGGTCTTATCAACAATCACGCCAATCTTGACGATATCGTCCGTAAATAAGACGGGGGCTGGAACCGGAGCTTGGGCCTGGACATTGCCAGAAATTAAGCTGGTAAGTAATGCGCCAGATAAAGCACCAGAAAGGGCGAACTTGGATAAATGCATTGCGTCTCCTGTTTTTTATAGGTAAGCGATCTGAAGCAAGCAGCATCCGGAATGGACCGGTTTAGGTGCGACAAACTTCATCGACTAGCTGCTCCCTGAGCGGAGTACAGCAAACTGCGTGCCATCCGGCACGGGAAGGCGATCGCGCCCTTGTTGCGGAGAATTGGCGGAGAATTCGAGGAGCAAATCCGCCGGGAAGTGTCGTCGCTCTACGCGTTTATTGAAGACATGTGTCTGCGCAAACTACATTTATTGTTCGCGCAGACGAGTTGGACAGGGATTAATCGTCCGTCGCCGCAGGATTCATCTGGGCCAGTTTCTTGTACAGATAAGATCGGGAAATATGGAGACTCTCGGCAACTTTTTTCTTGTTACCGTTGAACGTCTGCATCGCCGTTTGAATGATTTCCGCCTCTACCTTGTCCTTCGCATGCTGCATGCTGCTCGCCTGCGGCGCTTTCTCTCCCGGCTCAACCAGAAGCGCGTAGCCAGACATGCCGGCCGCCTCGTCTTGAATGCTCTCCAGATCCCTGGGGCCAATCACATCGGTTTCGCAAAACACCGCCGCCCGCTCCACCGCATGCTGCAGTTGACGGACATTGCCCGGCCAGGGCCTGCTTTGCAGCAGCAGCACCGCCTCCGGGTCCAGCACTTTGGGCTTGCTTCCATGCCGTTGCGCGAAATGCGCCAGAAAAACTTCGGCCAGCTCGGGAATATCTTCCAGCCGGTCGCGCAGCGGCGGCAAACGCAAAGTAATCGTGCTGATGCGGTAGAACACATCCAGCCGGAAACTGCCGTTGGCGATCATGCTCTTGAAATCGCGATTGCTCGCCGAAATCAAACGGAAATCGGAGCGCTTGGCGCGGTCGCCGCCGACGCGCTCAAAGCTGCCATCCTGCAACACCCGCAGTAGCTTGACCTGAATGTCGGGCGGCATATCGCCGATCTCATCGAGGAACAGCGTGCCACGATCGGCCGCTTCAAATTTGCCCTGTCGCCCCTTGCGGTCGGCACCAGTGAACGCACCGGCCTCATAGCCGAACAGCTCACTCTCGACCAGATTGGCAGGCATGGCCGCCGCATTGACCAACACCAGCGGATTGCCGCTGCGTGGGCTCAACAAGTGAATCGCATGGGCCACCAGTTCCTTGCCGGTGCCGCTTTCGCCAACCAACAAGACCGGCACATCAAGCGGCGCCACCTTCACGATATCAGCCTTGAGCTTTTTCACCGCGGCACTGGAACCAATGATCTGATCCAGTCCATAACTGCGATTGCGTATGCCGGACAGTTCGCGCTCATAAAAGCTGACCTGCTTGCGCAGACGGCCGATCTCGTCGCTCATTTCGTGGATCGCATCCGGCCCCTTGAACATCACCTGGCCGATAGCGCCGACACGGCGTGCCTGACGGTCAAAAATAGGTGTGCGCCGAACCACGCGGCTAGTGCCATGCATTTCCTGTAACTGCCCGATTTCCGGCTTGCCGCTGATAGCCACTTCATGCAGATGCGTATTCTCAATCACCTCGGTCACATGCTTGCCGATGGCTTCCAGATGCTTGATGTTGAAGAATTTTTCATGGACCGGGCTCAGATAGCGAACCAGGCCCTTGCTGTCGACCACCGTCATGGCCTCGAACGGATTAGTGATCAGGTGACGCATGATGTCCGTCGCAAAATCGACGCTGCCAAAAAATTCCAGCAGTGCCGTATCCGGCTCGTTATCGAAGATCAAAAAACAGCCGACGCCCGGCGTGTCCGCATAAAAACAGGTCAGCGCGCGTGCCGCGCCCTCCAGCATGAACAGACGTGGAATCGGCATGCTGATGCGTTTGGTCCATTTGGCCGCCAGCGGCTGCGATACCAGAATGCTATGCGCCAGACCGGAGTTCACCATCACCGTATTGTTGTCATCAATGACCAGTATGCCCATGGTGTCACGCTTCATCGTGCCCTCTTTTCTTTATTAGGACTTGCGCAAAAGCCCGCTGGCGTTGTTGCATCGGCTTGCCGTGCTACTCGCACTGCCAGCGGCAATGCGCCTATCCAGCGGGCTTTTGCGCAAGTCCTGTTTATGTACGGCTGTATTCGGAGAAAAAAACACTGTCCTTGATAAGTACACTTGATTCAGAAACTGTCGGCCATGAATGCACAAAAGCAGCATAAAGGCAGCACAACGGCCCCGAATGTACCAGCTTATGGGGCAATGCGTACTTGGCACAGGATTTGCGATAGAAGGCATATTGTCCGAGACCAAGTTATGACTCCATTCGATTTTCTTCCTGCCCCCGATTCCAACGACGGCCTGCACATGCTGGCCGGGATTACCGTCATTGACCTCACTACTTCGGTCGCCGGTCCGTATGCCACGCAACTACTGGCAGACATGGGTGCCACCGTCATCAAGGTCGAGAAACAATTGGCCGGCGACGACGCCCGTGCATGGGGCCCCCCCTTCCTGCATGAAGAATCGCTCTGGTTCCTCAGCGTCAATCGCAACAAGCAAAGCGTCACACTCGACATCAGCTGCGAACGCGGCAGCGCAGTGCTGGACCAGTTGATTGCCAGCGCCGATGTACTGGTCGTCAATCTGGGCGGCCGCACACAGGAAAAGCTGGGCGTCGATTACGCCCGCCTTGCAGCCCTTCATCCGGCGCTGATTCATGTATCGCTGACCGGCTTCGGTCTGCTCGGCGCGCGCGGCGACCTGCCCTGCTACGACCTGATTGCCGAAGGCTATTCCGGCGTCATGGACCTGACCGGCGAACCAGACAACGCGCCACAGAAAGTCGGCACCCCCGCCGCCGACCTGCTTGCCGGACAAGACGCCGCCATGGCCGTGATGGCCGCGCTGCTTGAGCGCCATCGCACCGGGCGCGGCAAACAAATCGATATCTCGATGGTGCGCAGCATGACGCGCTTCATGGCACCACGCATCGTGCCTTATCTCGGCGCTGGCGAAGCCATCACCCGCTCGGGCGGGCGCGACTCAGTCATCGCCATCTATCAGGTATTCCAGACCGCCGACCTGCCGCTGACCTTGGGACTGGGCAACAACGCCATCTGGCAGCGGTTCTGGAAAGCGGTGGGTGAGCCGGACTTTGGCAATGACCCACGCTTTTCCAGCAATCAGCAGCGACGTGAGTATCGGCCTGAAATTGTGGCCAGAATTAGCGCCCTCCTGGCGCAGAAAAACCGCAAGCAATGGCTGGAGATTCTGAGCGCGCAGCGCATACCGGCAGGCCCCATCAACCGGGTCGATGAAGTCGTGCAAGACCCTGAGCTAATAAAAGAAGGACTTTTTTATTCCGCGCAGACCGCCAAAGGCAAGGTGCCGCAGGTGGGCCTCGGCATAGGATTCGACGGCAAGACCCAAGTCCACCGCAGCCCGCCGCCGGTGCTGGGCGAACATACACGCACCGTATTACAGGACCGTCTTGGCATGTCTGCTGACGAAATAACAGCATTGCTTAATGATGGCATCATCTGATAGCCGTATCAGGGCTTACGCAAAAGGCCACTGGCTAGCCGCATTGCCGCAGACAGTGCAAGCGCACGGCAAGGCGATGCAGCAAGGCCAGCTGTTTTTTGCGCAAATCCTGCCTATTTGATTCAAGGAGAAACACATGGAATTCAAAGAAATAATTTACGAAGAAGACGGCCCTATCGGCACCATCACCATGAACCGGCCCGAAGACGGCAATATGTTTACGCCGCTGATGTGCCATGAAATTCGCGACTGCATCAATGCAATCCGGCGCGAAACCCGCACCCGCGTCATCGTCCTGACCGGTGCCGGCGACAAGTTCTTCTGCCTCGGCGGCCGCAAAGAAGGCATGGAAGATACCCAGCTCTATGCCGGTGTCCTGCCAGTGCTGGATATGTATGAAAGCATAGACCGCCTGCAAAAGCCCGTCATTGCCTCCGTCAATGGTTTCGCCGTCGGCGGCGGCAATGTGCTGCAAGTCATTTGCGACATCACTATCGCCAAAGAGAGTGCCACTTTCCGCCAGGTCGGTCCGATAGTGGGCAGCTTTGATGCTGGCTATGGCACCTGGTACCTGGAAGATCTGGTCGGTAAAAAGCGTGCCAAGGAAATCTGGTTCTGCAATCCAAAAATGACGGCGCAGGAAGCCATGTCGATCGGTCTGATCAATAAGGTCGTGCCGGATGCGGACCTCAAAGAAGAAACCCGCAAGCTGGCACTGCAAATCGCCGACCGTGGCGCATTCGCGCTGGCCTCGATCAAAGCGGCATTCAGTGCGCGTCATGGCGGCGTGGGCGGACTATCGCGCATGACGCATGACTTGTTGCTGCCCGGCTATCTCGGCACCGACGAGCATGCGGAACTGGCCGAGTCCTTTGCCCAGCGTCGCAGTCCTGACACGTCTAAATTCGGCAAATAAGCAGAAAATAAGCAGCAAGCAAGCAGTAAATAAGCAACAAGTAACCGGCAAGCAACCACGACTGACACCGACACCATGCAGAACATTCT harbors:
- the lipA gene encoding lipoyl synthase; the protein is MNAPLPNKAVAGVKLSAAEKVARIPVKITPTARQDMLRKPSWIRAAFPGNPEVLALKKTLREHQLVTVCEEARCPNIGECFSHGTATFMIMGELCTRRCPFCDVGHGRPLPLDAGEPQRLADTIAAMQLKYVVITSVDRDDLRDGGAGHFAACIEAARQSSPGIRVEILVPDFRGRLSLALTTLGTAPPDVFNHNMETVPRLYLEARPGADYQNSLTLLADFKRAWPQVPTKSGLMLGLGETDEEIVEVMRDLRAHQVDMLTLGQYLQPSLHHLPVKRYVTPDAFASLRDTALGLGFSQVASGPMVRSSYHADLQAQGV
- a CDS encoding DUF2970 domain-containing protein produces the protein MTEPTQSKPKNKSFFATLGAIFWSFVGLRRRADFEKDATSFNPVYVVVAGLIGVALFIGILLTVVKLVLP
- a CDS encoding ABC transporter substrate-binding protein, whose amino-acid sequence is MHLSKFALSGALSGALLTSLISGNVQAQAPVPAPVLFTDDIVKIGVIVDKTGVYSANGGPGAVTAVKMAIDDFGGKVAGKKIEMVSTDYQNKVDIAVTRASEWIDRDKVDMIIESTDSAAAIALQKLGASKKKVMIFAGSASTALTNNECSAYGVHYVYDTYALATGTGRAIMESGGDTWFFLTADYAFGNSLEKDTTRVIQDMGGKVLGTIKHPLGANDFSSFLLQAQASKAKVIGLANAGKDTQNAVRGAAEFGLTKSGQKLATLLVFDTDLKGMGLNVAQGLLFTTGFYWDMNEETRAWSKRFYALHKSMPTMIQAGMYSATMHYLKSIQAAGTDNAEVVMQKMKATEINDFFAKKGKIREDGRMVHDMYLAEAKKPSESKSEWDLMKILKTIPGELAYQPMNKGSCSLVAK
- a CDS encoding sigma-54 interaction domain-containing protein, producing the protein MKRDTMGILVIDDNNTVMVNSGLAHSILVSQPLAAKWTKRISMPIPRLFMLEGAARALTCFYADTPGVGCFLIFDNEPDTALLEFFGSVDFATDIMRHLITNPFEAMTVVDSKGLVRYLSPVHEKFFNIKHLEAIGKHVTEVIENTHLHEVAISGKPEIGQLQEMHGTSRVVRRTPIFDRQARRVGAIGQVMFKGPDAIHEMSDEIGRLRKQVSFYERELSGIRNRSYGLDQIIGSSAAVKKLKADIVKVAPLDVPVLLVGESGTGKELVAHAIHLLSPRSGNPLVLVNAAAMPANLVESELFGYEAGAFTGADRKGRQGKFEAADRGTLFLDEIGDMPPDIQVKLLRVLQDGSFERVGGDRAKRSDFRLISASNRDFKSMIANGSFRLDVFYRISTITLRLPPLRDRLEDIPELAEVFLAHFAQRHGSKPKVLDPEAVLLLQSRPWPGNVRQLQHAVERAAVFCETDVIGPRDLESIQDEAAGMSGYALLVEPGEKAPQASSMQHAKDKVEAEIIQTAMQTFNGNKKKVAESLHISRSYLYKKLAQMNPAATDD
- a CDS encoding CoA transferase, with the translated sequence MTPFDFLPAPDSNDGLHMLAGITVIDLTTSVAGPYATQLLADMGATVIKVEKQLAGDDARAWGPPFLHEESLWFLSVNRNKQSVTLDISCERGSAVLDQLIASADVLVVNLGGRTQEKLGVDYARLAALHPALIHVSLTGFGLLGARGDLPCYDLIAEGYSGVMDLTGEPDNAPQKVGTPAADLLAGQDAAMAVMAALLERHRTGRGKQIDISMVRSMTRFMAPRIVPYLGAGEAITRSGGRDSVIAIYQVFQTADLPLTLGLGNNAIWQRFWKAVGEPDFGNDPRFSSNQQRREYRPEIVARISALLAQKNRKQWLEILSAQRIPAGPINRVDEVVQDPELIKEGLFYSAQTAKGKVPQVGLGIGFDGKTQVHRSPPPVLGEHTRTVLQDRLGMSADEITALLNDGII